In Campylobacter concisus, a single window of DNA contains:
- the dapA gene encoding 4-hydroxy-tetrahydrodipicolinate synthase produces the protein MTALITPFKNQKVDEVSFEKLIKRQIKHGIDVVVPVGTTGESATLTHDEHRICIEIAVDACKGTNVKVLAGAGSNATHEAIGIAKFAQAHGADGILSVAPYYNKPTQEGLYEHYKAIANSIEIPVLLYNVPGRVGVDILPATVFRLFKECKNIYGIKEATGSIDRCVDLLAHEPNLVVISGEDAINYPIISNGGKGVISVTANLLPDQISELTHFAMNEEYKKAKLINDNLYTINKTLFCESNPIPIKAAMYLAGLIDSLEYRLPLCKPSKENFKKIEEVIKNYEIKGF, from the coding sequence ATGACCGCACTCATTACGCCATTTAAAAATCAAAAAGTAGATGAAGTCAGTTTTGAAAAGCTAATAAAAAGACAGATAAAACACGGCATAGATGTCGTTGTGCCAGTTGGAACTACTGGTGAGAGTGCAACACTAACGCATGATGAGCATAGAATTTGTATCGAAATAGCCGTAGATGCATGTAAAGGTACAAACGTAAAAGTACTAGCTGGCGCTGGCAGTAACGCGACTCACGAGGCTATTGGTATCGCTAAATTTGCTCAAGCTCATGGTGCTGATGGTATCCTTTCAGTTGCGCCTTACTACAACAAACCAACCCAAGAAGGACTTTACGAGCACTACAAAGCTATCGCAAATAGCATTGAAATCCCTGTGCTTCTTTACAATGTCCCTGGCAGAGTTGGAGTGGATATCTTGCCAGCGACCGTTTTTAGGCTTTTTAAAGAGTGCAAAAATATCTATGGCATTAAAGAGGCTACAGGTAGCATAGATAGATGCGTCGATTTGCTAGCTCACGAGCCAAATTTAGTAGTCATTAGCGGCGAAGATGCGATCAACTATCCTATCATATCAAATGGCGGCAAAGGTGTTATCTCAGTTACAGCAAATCTCTTGCCAGATCAAATTTCAGAGCTTACGCACTTTGCGATGAACGAAGAGTACAAAAAAGCAAAACTAATAAACGATAATCTATACACGATAAATAAAACACTCTTTTGCGAAAGCAATCCGATACCGATCAAAGCAGCGATGTATCTAGCTGGACTAATCGACTCTTTGGAGTACCGCTTGCCACTTTGCAAACCAAGTAAAGAAAATTTTAAAAAGATAGAAGAAGTAATAAAAAATTACGAAATAAAGGGTTTTTAA
- a CDS encoding enoyl-ACP reductase, which yields MKDTLNEFKGKTLVISGGTRGIGRAIVEEFAKAGVNIAFTYNSNEELANEQARELEATYKIKARAYALNILEPETYKELFLKIDEDFDRVDFFISNAIISGRAVAGGYTKFMKLKPRGINNIFTATVNAFVVGTQEAAKRMEKVGGGSIISLSSTGNLVYIENYAGHGTAKAAVEAMARYAATELGEKNIRVNVVSGGPIETDALRAFTNYEEVRDMTAKLSPLNRMGQPTDLAGACLFLCSPKASWVTGHTFIIDGGTTFK from the coding sequence ATGAAGGACACACTAAACGAATTTAAAGGTAAAACGCTAGTTATCAGCGGTGGAACTAGAGGCATTGGTAGAGCCATAGTTGAAGAATTTGCAAAAGCTGGCGTAAACATAGCATTTACCTACAACTCAAACGAAGAACTTGCAAATGAGCAAGCAAGAGAGCTTGAGGCTACTTACAAGATAAAAGCCAGAGCATATGCACTAAATATCCTCGAGCCAGAGACTTATAAAGAGCTATTTTTAAAGATAGACGAAGACTTTGATAGGGTTGATTTTTTTATCTCAAACGCGATCATTTCAGGTCGTGCAGTAGCTGGTGGATACACTAAATTTATGAAACTAAAACCAAGAGGCATAAACAATATCTTTACAGCAACCGTAAATGCCTTTGTTGTAGGCACTCAAGAGGCTGCAAAACGTATGGAAAAAGTGGGTGGTGGTAGCATCATCAGCCTATCATCGACTGGAAATTTAGTATATATCGAAAACTACGCAGGTCACGGCACAGCAAAAGCAGCCGTTGAAGCCATGGCAAGATACGCTGCTACAGAGCTTGGTGAGAAAAACATCCGCGTAAACGTCGTAAGTGGTGGTCCTATCGAGACAGACGCGCTAAGAGCCTTTACCAACTACGAAGAAGTACGCGATATGACAGCAAAGCTTAGCCCGCTAAACCGCATGGGACAGCCGACTGACCTAGCCGGAGCATGTCTATTTTTGTGTTCACCAAAAGCTAGCTGGGTGACAGGACATACATTTATAATAGATGGCGGCACGACTTTCAAATGA
- the pgsA gene encoding CDP-diacylglycerol--glycerol-3-phosphate 3-phosphatidyltransferase: MSLNLPNALAFFRILLAPLMFFMLVNAPGIFTQIHISWINYFAALIFVIASVTDFFDGYIARSWDQKTKLGAILDPLADKMLILAAFLGLMMLGRASAWAVYLILVREFFITGFRVVMASDGVEIAASMAGKVKTVSQMFAVGFLLMSWPGGELLLWIAVALTLYSGFEYIFAYVKAMKKS, from the coding sequence GTGAGTTTAAATTTACCAAACGCATTGGCATTTTTTAGGATACTACTGGCTCCGCTTATGTTTTTTATGCTTGTAAATGCGCCAGGAATTTTTACACAAATTCACATAAGCTGGATAAACTACTTCGCAGCTCTTATTTTTGTGATCGCCTCGGTGACTGACTTTTTTGACGGCTACATCGCCAGAAGCTGGGATCAAAAGACCAAACTTGGCGCGATCCTTGACCCACTAGCTGATAAGATGCTGATCTTGGCTGCATTTTTAGGCCTTATGATGCTTGGTAGAGCGAGCGCTTGGGCTGTTTATCTCATCTTGGTGAGGGAATTTTTTATAACTGGCTTTCGTGTCGTGATGGCAAGTGATGGTGTCGAGATCGCTGCATCAATGGCTGGCAAGGTAAAGACCGTTTCACAGATGTTTGCGGTTGGTTTTTTACTGATGAGCTGGCCTGGTGGCGAACTTTTGCTCTGGATAGCTGTCGCACTTACACTTTATTCTGGATTTGAGTATATCTTTGCCTATGTAAAGGCGATGAAAAAGAGTTAA
- the rseP gene encoding RIP metalloprotease RseP — translation MKGILFTLALLCLGFYAYSFYFLVTVLAIKFLIFFHELGHFLVARMLGVKVNTFSIGFGEKIYTKNVGGTDYCLSAIPLGGYVQLKGQDDTDPKAKNYDADSYNVLSPIKRIYILFAGPFFNFILAFFIYILLGFIGVERLAPSIGHIAEGSAAASAGLAKNDKILAINGVKINEWDEISKNVKLEPSTILIDRNGSQMTINLTPKIGETINLFNEKVQRPLIGISPNGEVIKIYHTGLAGIDFAFSETIEASKLIFKSFTKLVSGAVPLKEVGGIVQIADVTSKAAKISLGVLLTIVALISVNLGVLNLFPIPALDGGHILFNLYELIFRREVNERVLTTLTYCGWVLLLGIMVLATFNDIIRLSGGL, via the coding sequence TTGAAAGGTATTCTCTTCACGTTAGCCCTACTTTGTCTTGGGTTTTATGCGTATTCGTTTTATTTTTTAGTGACCGTTTTAGCCATTAAATTTCTCATATTTTTCCACGAGCTTGGCCACTTTTTGGTGGCAAGAATGCTTGGCGTAAAGGTAAATACCTTTAGCATCGGCTTTGGGGAGAAAATTTATACCAAAAATGTTGGCGGCACCGACTACTGCCTAAGTGCGATCCCACTTGGTGGATACGTGCAGCTAAAAGGGCAAGACGACACCGACCCAAAGGCAAAAAACTACGACGCTGACAGCTACAACGTGCTAAGTCCGATAAAGCGAATTTACATCCTCTTTGCAGGACCTTTTTTTAACTTTATCTTGGCGTTTTTTATATACATTTTGCTTGGATTTATCGGAGTTGAAAGACTTGCACCAAGTATCGGCCACATAGCTGAAGGCTCGGCAGCTGCGAGCGCTGGACTAGCTAAAAATGATAAAATTTTAGCAATAAATGGCGTAAAGATAAACGAGTGGGATGAGATCAGTAAAAATGTAAAGCTTGAGCCAAGCACCATTTTGATAGATCGCAACGGCTCGCAAATGACTATAAATTTAACACCAAAGATAGGCGAGACGATAAATCTATTTAATGAAAAGGTGCAACGCCCATTGATCGGGATCTCTCCAAATGGAGAAGTGATAAAAATTTACCACACTGGTCTTGCGGGCATAGATTTTGCCTTTAGTGAGACGATCGAGGCATCAAAACTAATCTTTAAAAGCTTTACCAAACTAGTAAGCGGAGCTGTGCCGCTAAAAGAGGTCGGTGGTATCGTACAGATCGCTGATGTAACTTCAAAAGCCGCAAAAATAAGCCTTGGCGTACTTTTGACGATCGTCGCTTTAATCTCAGTAAATTTAGGTGTTTTAAATTTATTCCCAATCCCTGCACTTGATGGTGGGCACATACTTTTTAACTTATATGAGCTAATTTTTAGACGTGAGGTAAATGAGCGAGTACTCACAACGCTTACCTACTGCGGCTGGGTGCTACTGCTTGGTATAATGGTACTTGCGACCTTTAATGACATTATTAGATTAAGCGGAGGTTTATGA
- a CDS encoding YggS family pyridoxal phosphate-dependent enzyme, protein MMIVLKELLEKIENLSKDVTLIAVSKNVTSAEVRELYAQGQRNFGENRVQELAKKELELQNFTDIKWHMIGRLQNNKINQMISLKPVLWQSCDSFERALEVDKRLDYKLDTLLQINSADEDTKQGVSVANAAEIYERIQSECKNINLKGVMSIGAHVDEPKEIQKSFELTYKIFDSLKPKGAAICSMGMSSDFELAIKCGSNMIRLGTMLYL, encoded by the coding sequence ATGATGATAGTTTTAAAAGAGCTATTAGAAAAGATAGAAAATTTAAGCAAAGATGTGACGCTCATTGCCGTTAGCAAAAACGTCACAAGTGCTGAAGTAAGAGAGCTTTATGCGCAAGGGCAAAGAAATTTTGGCGAAAATAGAGTCCAAGAGCTAGCCAAAAAAGAGCTAGAACTGCAAAATTTTACTGATATAAAATGGCATATGATCGGCCGATTGCAAAATAACAAAATCAATCAAATGATAAGCCTAAAACCAGTGCTTTGGCAAAGCTGCGATAGCTTTGAAAGGGCCCTGGAGGTCGATAAAAGACTCGACTACAAGCTCGATACCTTGCTTCAAATAAACTCGGCTGATGAAGATACAAAGCAAGGTGTGAGCGTCGCAAATGCGGCAGAAATTTATGAGCGCATCCAAAGCGAGTGTAAAAATATAAATTTAAAAGGTGTGATGAGTATCGGAGCGCATGTGGATGAGCCAAAAGAGATTCAAAAGAGCTTTGAGCTAACTTATAAAATTTTTGATAGCCTAAAGCCAAAAGGTGCAGCTATATGCTCGATGGGTATGAGTAGCGACTTCGAGCTAGCGATAAAATGTGGCTCAAATATGATTCGCCTTGGGACAATGCTTTATCTATAA
- a CDS encoding phosphoribosyltransferase family protein, whose amino-acid sequence MFCAFCKSFTLNTFCKICSQILSEPSPIVRELEGFKIYSFYGYSEIKELIHSKHQMHGYFIYKNLAKFAFKKFAKSFSFPEQVYALPIDDRVHHGYSHTAILANALRAKNLKPIFHALHATSKTSYSGRDLQFRQNNPRNFKILKKITAPVILVDDIVTTGTTILEAKNTLEKAGVKVLFALVLADAKH is encoded by the coding sequence ATGTTTTGTGCGTTTTGCAAGAGCTTTACGCTAAATACATTTTGTAAAATTTGCTCACAAATTTTAAGCGAGCCAAGCCCGATAGTAAGAGAACTAGAGGGCTTTAAAATTTATAGCTTTTACGGCTACTCTGAAATAAAAGAACTCATCCACTCCAAGCACCAAATGCACGGATATTTTATATATAAAAACTTAGCTAAATTTGCATTTAAGAAATTTGCTAAAAGTTTTAGCTTTCCGGAGCAAGTCTATGCTTTGCCGATAGATGATAGAGTGCATCATGGCTACTCGCACACGGCTATTTTGGCAAATGCACTAAGGGCTAAAAATCTAAAGCCCATATTTCACGCACTGCATGCAACCAGCAAGACCAGTTATAGTGGTAGGGATTTGCAATTTAGGCAAAATAACCCAAGAAATTTTAAAATCCTAAAAAAGATCACTGCGCCAGTTATTTTAGTAGACGATATCGTAACCACTGGTACAACGATACTTGAGGCTAAAAATACTCTAGAAAAAGCTGGTGTAAAAGTACTTTTTGCTCTAGTTTTGGCTGATGCTAAACATTAA